Proteins encoded by one window of Paroedura picta isolate Pp20150507F chromosome 11, Ppicta_v3.0, whole genome shotgun sequence:
- the LOC143820251 gene encoding uncharacterized protein LOC143820251 isoform X1 → MVADGARPLPVPLPGSASRPEVKPVAKNLNFCLFGNAAPENRGCEDLVKQTFHHHKRQVNSTKQEMNAQLFSPLFGGITNTPPNADLPQLYSSWSTCADDTSALGPVQEHTKKRAQINLSYSGSGPDMFGLVSSILEEPNKQEPVTDWNALSRLFPPVWSSDSENSFSGLFPKHVLENKDLTDLVGTRHPYEGNVREPPSAEPFKKDLDGFPHTGTWPGLSGSCAQAPEKVFRGAAPANQVFQLSQQGGAEYRDTHGYNQKQLNADGGRSQTDFSSFLSQGQIKGSANKEYPKTDQAREVLGQSDPEGPSQSFGQLGHNSSAEGIWDLVTQDGHLPPQKYTDFIAALESQQFNFPSLYVCSPASNKENSFPDGTNAKLQETYPGHTQNGIDAEITFCHAEGKVPGYSPQVSCDPLPPKPAPQNTNSSYNGYTWLDTKILNTATASYTPYGKQVSSPLSSAHLSRPFADQPAGQRACMQRSPLSPSSKDEKLQTSNSSGFSSSSAKQKKPGPIGCAQGPSLVNPEGLYGRTHISAPSSRSLPQYSANENAKYHRFHNKQGQFNAHERAAHNERRGKNSGIPHAASAAPNQAQLDALRRKQEQSRGSLADFINPSFLPLFPLVPGYKPMAAFPPFNPHPFPSPANVAFSPLPFPLSELVDLSPYEDFHPLSPFVNDLFAFAPPLSTCRPPRNRSGPANELHVHLEECYDQWRSLERERKKAEADLARHFPGKRVTSSNNTPFSRLPAKPSRVDRLIVDQFREQARVHTLIGRMGRLCGVPVHPNIALTLARHMEAIRATQARRKDEIVNAVNPQRQGAARYNNEKDVLALAAAIKDLAFSTRKTRTALWCALQMTLSKTLAGTSAKEEEVERVLQELGPVVGPSPGKPHPEHEDKENKQENHAGPPLQVTR, encoded by the exons GTGAAACCTGTGGCTAAGAATTTGAATTTCTGCTTGTTTGGAAATGCAGCACCTGAAAACAGGGGCTGCGAGGACCTGGTTAAACAGACGTTCCATCATCACAAGCGCCAG GTCAACAGCACTAAGCAAGAAATGAATGCACAGTTGTTCTCCCCACTGTTTGGAGGGATTACGAACACCCCACCCAATGCGGACCTTCCCCAGCTATACAGTAGCTGGTCGACATGTGCCGATGATACCAGTGCTCTTGGTCCAGTGCAAGAACACACCAAAAAAAG GGCCCAGATAAACCTGTCGTATTCTGGCAGCGGGCCGGATATGTTTGGCTTAGTGTCAAGCATCCTAGAGGAGCCGAACAAGCAAGAACCTGTAACAGACTG GAACGCTCTTTCAAGGTTGTTTCCACCCGTGTGGTCATCAGACTCTGAAAACAGTTTCTCGGGGCTTTTTCCTAAGCATGTTTTGGAGAACAAAGATCTTACTGACCTCGTTGGCACACGGCACCCTTATGAGGGAAACGTGAGAGAGCCCCCCTCTGCAGAGCCATTCAAGAAAGACCTTGACGGTTTCCCCCATACAGGAACGTGGCCGGGGCTTTCCGGTTCTTGCGCTCAGGCTCCTGAAAAGGTGTTCAGGGGTGCTGCTCCTGCAAACCAGGTTTTCCAACTCAGTCAACAAGGCGGTGCAGAATATCGGGACACACACGGTTACAACCAGAAGCAATTGAATGCTGACGGCGGGAGGAGCCAGACAGATTTCAGCTCTTTCTTGTCTCAAGGCCAAATCAAAGGCAGTGCCAATAAAGAATATCCCAAAACGGATCAAGCGAGAGAAGTGCTTGGACAAAGCGATCCGGAAGGACCGAGTCAGTCCTTTGGCCAACTGGGTCATAATTCTTCCGCCGAGGGCATTTGGGACCTGGTAACCCAAGACGGCCACTTGCCTCCTCAAAAATACACAGATTTCATTGCTGCTCTTGAATCACAGCAGTTTAATTTTCCGTCCCTGTACGTTTGCAGCCCAGCGTCTAATAAAGAAAACAGCTTTCCGGATGGAACAAATGCGAAATTGCAGGAGACCTACCCAGGGCACACCCAAAATGGCATTGATGCAGAAATAACCTTCTGTCACGCTGAAGGCAAGGTCCCAGGATACTCTCCCCAAGTGTCCTGCGATCCCCTGCCTCCAAAACCAGCCCCACAGAATACAAATTCGTCTTACAATGGATACACGTGGCTGGATACGAAAATATTGAATACCGCGACCGCGTCATACACCCCCTATGGGAAGCAAGTAAGTTCTCCCCTGTCTTCTGCTCACCTGAGCAGGCCGTTTGCCGATCAGCCTGCAGGCCAGCGTGCCTGCATGCAGAGGTCCCCCTTGTCCCCTTCAAGCAAAGACGAGAAACTGCAAACGTCCAACAGCTCAGGGTTCTCCAGCTCCTCCGCAAAACAGAAGAAGCCTGGCCCCATTGGATGCGCCCAGGGCCCTTCCTTGGTGAATCCCGAAGGACTCTATGGTAGAACGCACATCAGTGCCCCGTCCAGCAGGTCGTTGCCGCAGTATTCTGCCAATGAGAACGCCAAATATCACAGGTTTCACAACAAGCAAGGCCAGTTCAACGCTCACGAAAGAGCCGCGCACAACGAGAGAAGAGGTAAAAACAGTGGAATCCCGCATGCGGCCTCTGCGGCCCCAAACCAAGCCCAGCTTGACGCCTTGAGAAGAAAGCAAGAGCAGAGCAGGGGCAGCTTGGCAGACTTCATCAACCCTTcgttcctccctctcttcccgcTGGTGCCCGGCTATAAGCCCATGGCCGCTTTCCCGCCATTCAATCCCCATCCTTTCCCGTCGCCAGCAAATGTCGCCTTTTCTCCGTTGCCCTTTCCACTGTCCGAACTGGTGGACCTTTCCCCCTATGAGGACTTCCACCCCTTGAGCCCCTTCGTCAACGATCTCTTCGCCTTCGCCCCTCCCCTGAGCACCTGCCGGCCCCCAAGGAATCGTAGCGGGCCTGCGAATGAGCTCCACGTCCATCTGGAGGAATGCTACGATCAGTGGAGGTCCCTCGAGAGGGAGCGGAAAAAG GCCGAGGCAGACCTCGCCCGACACTTCCCAGGGAAGCGCGTAACCAGTTCAAACAACACTCCGTTTTCCAGGCTTCCGGCCAAGCCTTCCCGCGTGGACCGCTTGATCGTGGATCAGTTCCGGGAGCAGGCGAGG GTGCACACCTTAATAGGGAGAATGGGGAGGCTCTGTGGTGTTCCTGTGCATCCCAACATCGCTCTCACTCTTGCGCGCCACATGGAAGCCATCCGTGCCACCCAAGCGAGGCGCAAGGACGAGATTGTGAACGCAGTCAACCCTCAGAGGCAGGGGGCGGCTCGCTACAATAACGAGAAGG ATGTCCTCGCTCTGGCCGCCGCCATCAAAGATCTGGCCTTCTCCACCCGTAAGACACGCACGGCCTTATGGTGCGCTCTTCAGATGACCCTCTCGAAAACCTTGGCCGGCACTTCAGCGAAGGAGGAAGAAGTCGAAAGGGTGTTGCAGGAACTCGGTCCCGTCGTCGGCCCCTCCCCGGGCAAGCCCCACCCTGAGCACGAAGACAAGGAGAACAAGCAGGAGAATCACGCAGGCCCTCCCCTGCAGGTCACCAGATGA
- the LOC143820251 gene encoding uncharacterized protein LOC143820251 isoform X2 → MNAQLFSPLFGGITNTPPNADLPQLYSSWSTCADDTSALGPVQEHTKKRAQINLSYSGSGPDMFGLVSSILEEPNKQEPVTDWNALSRLFPPVWSSDSENSFSGLFPKHVLENKDLTDLVGTRHPYEGNVREPPSAEPFKKDLDGFPHTGTWPGLSGSCAQAPEKVFRGAAPANQVFQLSQQGGAEYRDTHGYNQKQLNADGGRSQTDFSSFLSQGQIKGSANKEYPKTDQAREVLGQSDPEGPSQSFGQLGHNSSAEGIWDLVTQDGHLPPQKYTDFIAALESQQFNFPSLYVCSPASNKENSFPDGTNAKLQETYPGHTQNGIDAEITFCHAEGKVPGYSPQVSCDPLPPKPAPQNTNSSYNGYTWLDTKILNTATASYTPYGKQVSSPLSSAHLSRPFADQPAGQRACMQRSPLSPSSKDEKLQTSNSSGFSSSSAKQKKPGPIGCAQGPSLVNPEGLYGRTHISAPSSRSLPQYSANENAKYHRFHNKQGQFNAHERAAHNERRGKNSGIPHAASAAPNQAQLDALRRKQEQSRGSLADFINPSFLPLFPLVPGYKPMAAFPPFNPHPFPSPANVAFSPLPFPLSELVDLSPYEDFHPLSPFVNDLFAFAPPLSTCRPPRNRSGPANELHVHLEECYDQWRSLERERKKAEADLARHFPGKRVTSSNNTPFSRLPAKPSRVDRLIVDQFREQARVHTLIGRMGRLCGVPVHPNIALTLARHMEAIRATQARRKDEIVNAVNPQRQGAARYNNEKDVLALAAAIKDLAFSTRKTRTALWCALQMTLSKTLAGTSAKEEEVERVLQELGPVVGPSPGKPHPEHEDKENKQENHAGPPLQVTR, encoded by the exons ATGAATGCACAGTTGTTCTCCCCACTGTTTGGAGGGATTACGAACACCCCACCCAATGCGGACCTTCCCCAGCTATACAGTAGCTGGTCGACATGTGCCGATGATACCAGTGCTCTTGGTCCAGTGCAAGAACACACCAAAAAAAG GGCCCAGATAAACCTGTCGTATTCTGGCAGCGGGCCGGATATGTTTGGCTTAGTGTCAAGCATCCTAGAGGAGCCGAACAAGCAAGAACCTGTAACAGACTG GAACGCTCTTTCAAGGTTGTTTCCACCCGTGTGGTCATCAGACTCTGAAAACAGTTTCTCGGGGCTTTTTCCTAAGCATGTTTTGGAGAACAAAGATCTTACTGACCTCGTTGGCACACGGCACCCTTATGAGGGAAACGTGAGAGAGCCCCCCTCTGCAGAGCCATTCAAGAAAGACCTTGACGGTTTCCCCCATACAGGAACGTGGCCGGGGCTTTCCGGTTCTTGCGCTCAGGCTCCTGAAAAGGTGTTCAGGGGTGCTGCTCCTGCAAACCAGGTTTTCCAACTCAGTCAACAAGGCGGTGCAGAATATCGGGACACACACGGTTACAACCAGAAGCAATTGAATGCTGACGGCGGGAGGAGCCAGACAGATTTCAGCTCTTTCTTGTCTCAAGGCCAAATCAAAGGCAGTGCCAATAAAGAATATCCCAAAACGGATCAAGCGAGAGAAGTGCTTGGACAAAGCGATCCGGAAGGACCGAGTCAGTCCTTTGGCCAACTGGGTCATAATTCTTCCGCCGAGGGCATTTGGGACCTGGTAACCCAAGACGGCCACTTGCCTCCTCAAAAATACACAGATTTCATTGCTGCTCTTGAATCACAGCAGTTTAATTTTCCGTCCCTGTACGTTTGCAGCCCAGCGTCTAATAAAGAAAACAGCTTTCCGGATGGAACAAATGCGAAATTGCAGGAGACCTACCCAGGGCACACCCAAAATGGCATTGATGCAGAAATAACCTTCTGTCACGCTGAAGGCAAGGTCCCAGGATACTCTCCCCAAGTGTCCTGCGATCCCCTGCCTCCAAAACCAGCCCCACAGAATACAAATTCGTCTTACAATGGATACACGTGGCTGGATACGAAAATATTGAATACCGCGACCGCGTCATACACCCCCTATGGGAAGCAAGTAAGTTCTCCCCTGTCTTCTGCTCACCTGAGCAGGCCGTTTGCCGATCAGCCTGCAGGCCAGCGTGCCTGCATGCAGAGGTCCCCCTTGTCCCCTTCAAGCAAAGACGAGAAACTGCAAACGTCCAACAGCTCAGGGTTCTCCAGCTCCTCCGCAAAACAGAAGAAGCCTGGCCCCATTGGATGCGCCCAGGGCCCTTCCTTGGTGAATCCCGAAGGACTCTATGGTAGAACGCACATCAGTGCCCCGTCCAGCAGGTCGTTGCCGCAGTATTCTGCCAATGAGAACGCCAAATATCACAGGTTTCACAACAAGCAAGGCCAGTTCAACGCTCACGAAAGAGCCGCGCACAACGAGAGAAGAGGTAAAAACAGTGGAATCCCGCATGCGGCCTCTGCGGCCCCAAACCAAGCCCAGCTTGACGCCTTGAGAAGAAAGCAAGAGCAGAGCAGGGGCAGCTTGGCAGACTTCATCAACCCTTcgttcctccctctcttcccgcTGGTGCCCGGCTATAAGCCCATGGCCGCTTTCCCGCCATTCAATCCCCATCCTTTCCCGTCGCCAGCAAATGTCGCCTTTTCTCCGTTGCCCTTTCCACTGTCCGAACTGGTGGACCTTTCCCCCTATGAGGACTTCCACCCCTTGAGCCCCTTCGTCAACGATCTCTTCGCCTTCGCCCCTCCCCTGAGCACCTGCCGGCCCCCAAGGAATCGTAGCGGGCCTGCGAATGAGCTCCACGTCCATCTGGAGGAATGCTACGATCAGTGGAGGTCCCTCGAGAGGGAGCGGAAAAAG GCCGAGGCAGACCTCGCCCGACACTTCCCAGGGAAGCGCGTAACCAGTTCAAACAACACTCCGTTTTCCAGGCTTCCGGCCAAGCCTTCCCGCGTGGACCGCTTGATCGTGGATCAGTTCCGGGAGCAGGCGAGG GTGCACACCTTAATAGGGAGAATGGGGAGGCTCTGTGGTGTTCCTGTGCATCCCAACATCGCTCTCACTCTTGCGCGCCACATGGAAGCCATCCGTGCCACCCAAGCGAGGCGCAAGGACGAGATTGTGAACGCAGTCAACCCTCAGAGGCAGGGGGCGGCTCGCTACAATAACGAGAAGG ATGTCCTCGCTCTGGCCGCCGCCATCAAAGATCTGGCCTTCTCCACCCGTAAGACACGCACGGCCTTATGGTGCGCTCTTCAGATGACCCTCTCGAAAACCTTGGCCGGCACTTCAGCGAAGGAGGAAGAAGTCGAAAGGGTGTTGCAGGAACTCGGTCCCGTCGTCGGCCCCTCCCCGGGCAAGCCCCACCCTGAGCACGAAGACAAGGAGAACAAGCAGGAGAATCACGCAGGCCCTCCCCTGCAGGTCACCAGATGA